A genomic window from Methylorubrum extorquens includes:
- a CDS encoding SDR family oxidoreductase codes for MTDPLTKYPRPPFETPPQSFPGQTGKMAPEPDHGEESYKGSGRLTGKAALVTGGDSGIGRAVAIAYAREGADVAISYLPDEQKDAEAVGAWIERAGRRALLLPGDIKDAAYAREIVDRTVREFGRLDILVNNAAFQQPNQGVTDIDDAIFEKHFQTNIFGPFYATKAALAHLKPGASVIFTSSVNSKHPVPTLFAYSATKGALSNMVLGLAQLLAEKGIRVNGVLPGPIWTPFIPAGMSEEAVKTFGSQVPFNRPGQPAELASAYVMLAAEESSYTSGALITVAGGMPIF; via the coding sequence ATGACCGATCCGCTGACGAAGTACCCGCGCCCGCCCTTCGAGACGCCGCCCCAGAGCTTTCCCGGCCAAACGGGTAAGATGGCGCCTGAGCCGGATCACGGTGAGGAGAGCTACAAGGGCTCCGGCCGGCTCACCGGCAAAGCGGCCCTGGTGACGGGCGGCGACAGCGGCATCGGCCGTGCGGTAGCGATCGCCTATGCCCGCGAGGGCGCGGACGTCGCGATCTCGTACCTGCCCGACGAGCAGAAGGACGCGGAGGCCGTCGGGGCCTGGATCGAGCGGGCGGGCCGGCGCGCCCTGCTGCTCCCCGGCGACATCAAGGACGCGGCCTATGCCCGCGAGATCGTCGACCGCACGGTCAGGGAATTCGGTCGGCTCGATATCCTGGTGAACAACGCCGCCTTCCAGCAGCCGAACCAGGGCGTCACCGACATCGACGACGCGATCTTCGAGAAGCACTTCCAGACCAACATCTTCGGCCCGTTCTACGCCACCAAGGCGGCACTCGCGCACCTGAAGCCCGGCGCGTCGGTGATCTTCACCTCCTCGGTCAATTCCAAGCACCCGGTGCCGACCCTGTTCGCCTACAGCGCCACCAAGGGCGCGCTCAGCAACATGGTGCTCGGCCTCGCGCAGCTGCTGGCCGAGAAGGGCATCCGCGTGAACGGCGTGCTGCCGGGCCCGATCTGGACCCCGTTCATCCCGGCCGGGATGAGCGAGGAGGCGGTGAAGACCTTCGGCAGCCAAGTGCCGTTCAACCGCCCCGGCCAGCCGGCGGAACTCGCCTCGGCCTACGTGATGCTGGCGGCCGAAGAGAGCAGCTACACTTCCGGCGCCCTCATTACCGTCGCGGGCGGCATGCCGATCTTCTGA
- a CDS encoding DUF2380 domain-containing protein gives MNGLRSTRSGGRLAAAGFILAALLSAPRAEPRPPTLAILPLKLLDTSGEPIDQGPEHARRLAAMARGLAEDLDAGGGYRTLLVTAETLRGRCPDEQPDCLLKAAREAGASRVFVGVVHKSSTLILQLFARVADARTGHALLTRDLNFRGDTDEAWRRAGVFLAGQIREAGP, from the coding sequence ATGAACGGACTGCGTTCTACCAGATCGGGGGGGCGCCTCGCTGCGGCCGGTTTCATCCTCGCGGCGTTGCTGTCGGCTCCGCGTGCCGAACCGCGACCGCCCACACTGGCGATCCTGCCGCTCAAGCTCCTCGACACCTCGGGCGAGCCGATCGACCAAGGGCCTGAGCACGCTCGACGACTTGCGGCGATGGCGCGGGGCCTCGCGGAGGATCTCGACGCGGGCGGGGGCTATCGCACCCTGCTCGTCACCGCGGAGACGCTGCGCGGGCGCTGTCCGGACGAGCAGCCGGACTGCCTCCTCAAGGCGGCGCGGGAGGCCGGTGCGAGCCGTGTCTTCGTCGGCGTGGTCCACAAGAGCAGCACGCTCATCCTGCAGCTCTTCGCACGGGTGGCCGATGCCCGCACCGGTCATGCTCTGCTGACCCGCGACCTCAACTTCCGCGGCGATACCGACGAGGCGTGGCGCCGCGCTGGCGTGTTTCTGGCCGGTCAGATCCGGGAGGCCGGACCCTGA
- a CDS encoding AraC family transcriptional regulator, whose product MNSLGLTRACTMGPIVTAVEARGGSVARVFRRAEMPFAVMDTPDRLILLRDQFRLVEEAVRESGDPALPARLATATGIGGLGAIGRHVRACATLGEALARVETITPTLLQTATWTGLRREGEGAVYGYAVTERIEAGRQTNEMLALGYLLGTVRHFLGPRWRPQRAVLTGAVLPDRAEIERVFDCDLGLGPHAGLHFDAALLATPNPAPGPLLEAAPSVPPGGLTACVAGLIELALFDGRPSIDGVARRLGLSRRSLQRQLEGEGMGFAPILQGVLRARAEALLAEGMAPIGRIALDLGYADAAHFTRAFLGWTGVTPSLWRRLHRKSPGFERTSPFAGPG is encoded by the coding sequence ATGAACAGCCTCGGACTGACGCGGGCCTGCACGATGGGCCCGATCGTGACGGCGGTGGAGGCGAGGGGCGGCTCGGTTGCGCGGGTGTTCCGGAGGGCCGAGATGCCGTTTGCCGTGATGGATACGCCCGACCGTCTCATCCTGCTGCGCGACCAGTTTCGCCTCGTGGAAGAGGCGGTTCGCGAAAGCGGCGACCCCGCGCTGCCCGCGCGGCTCGCGACCGCCACCGGCATCGGCGGCCTCGGTGCCATCGGCCGGCATGTGCGGGCCTGCGCGACCCTCGGCGAGGCGCTGGCGCGGGTCGAGACGATCACACCGACACTCCTTCAGACCGCGACCTGGACCGGCCTGCGCCGGGAGGGCGAGGGCGCCGTCTACGGCTACGCCGTCACCGAGCGGATCGAAGCGGGGCGGCAGACCAACGAGATGCTGGCGCTCGGCTACCTGCTCGGCACCGTGCGCCACTTTCTCGGGCCGCGCTGGCGGCCGCAGCGGGCGGTGCTGACCGGCGCGGTCCTTCCCGATCGGGCCGAGATCGAGCGGGTCTTCGATTGCGACCTGGGCCTCGGCCCGCACGCGGGCCTGCACTTCGACGCCGCGCTTCTGGCGACGCCGAACCCGGCCCCCGGCCCGCTCCTCGAAGCGGCGCCCTCAGTGCCGCCCGGTGGGCTGACGGCCTGCGTTGCCGGTCTGATCGAACTTGCGCTCTTCGACGGCCGTCCCTCGATCGATGGGGTCGCCCGCCGGCTCGGCCTGTCGCGGCGCAGCCTGCAGCGCCAGCTGGAGGGGGAGGGCATGGGCTTCGCACCGATCCTCCAAGGCGTCCTACGGGCGCGGGCCGAGGCGCTGCTGGCGGAGGGCATGGCGCCCATCGGCCGGATCGCCCTCGATCTCGGCTACGCCGACGCGGCCCACTTCACCCGCGCCTTCCTCGGCTGGACCGGCGTGACCCCGAGCCTGTGGCGGCGCCTGCACCGCAAAAGTCCAGGTTTCGAAAGGACGAGTCCTTTCGCGGGTCCAGGGTAG
- the hyi gene encoding hydroxypyruvate isomerase, which translates to MPRFAANLSLLFTEMPLLDRFAAARAAGFAAVEMQFPYAEMKAALAHRLAETGLPLVLHNLPPGDWAAGERGIAILPDRRPEFREGVARAIDYAGALGCRQINCLVGLAPPGADRTRLLATLTENLAYAADALGRAGLRLLIEPINDRDMPGFFLNRLADAARVIEELGSENLFIQADLYHMAMMGEDLATELTTHRARIAHVQIADAPGRHEPGTGRIDFSAAFAALDASGYAGLIGCEYLPAARTEVGLGWMSAYR; encoded by the coding sequence ATGCCTCGCTTTGCCGCCAACCTGAGCCTGCTGTTCACCGAGATGCCGCTGCTCGACCGGTTCGCGGCGGCCCGCGCCGCCGGGTTCGCAGCGGTGGAGATGCAGTTTCCCTATGCCGAGATGAAGGCCGCGCTGGCGCACCGCCTCGCGGAGACGGGCTTGCCGCTGGTGCTGCACAACCTGCCGCCCGGCGATTGGGCGGCGGGCGAGCGCGGCATCGCCATCCTGCCCGACCGGAGACCTGAGTTTCGTGAGGGCGTCGCGCGGGCGATCGACTATGCCGGGGCGCTCGGATGCCGGCAGATCAACTGTCTCGTCGGCCTCGCACCGCCGGGCGCCGACCGGACGCGCCTTCTCGCGACGCTGACCGAAAACCTCGCCTACGCCGCCGACGCGCTGGGCAGGGCGGGCCTCCGCCTGTTGATCGAGCCGATCAACGACCGCGACATGCCGGGCTTCTTCCTGAACCGCCTTGCCGACGCCGCTCGCGTGATCGAGGAGTTAGGCTCCGAAAATCTCTTCATCCAGGCAGACCTCTACCACATGGCGATGATGGGCGAGGATCTGGCCACGGAACTCACAACGCACCGCGCCCGCATCGCCCACGTGCAGATCGCCGACGCCCCCGGCCGCCACGAGCCCGGCACCGGCCGCATCGACTTTTCCGCTGCGTTCGCGGCCCTCGACGCCTCGGGCTACGCTGGCCTCATCGGCTGCGAATACCTCCCCGCGGCCCGCACCGAGGTGGGCCTCGGCTGGATGTCGGCCTACAGATAG